AGATACACCCGCGCATCTTTACCCATGCGATTATTGAAGTTGCGGGTAGAAGTTGAAAACACCGTTGTCCCGTCAGCAACTCGCGCTTGATTACCCATACATAAACTGCAACCAGGCATTTCTGTCCGCGCATTTGCAGCATCAAAAATGTTATAAACACCTTCTGATTTTAATTGCTGTTCATCCATGCGGGTAGGGGGACAAATCCACAAGCGAGTGTTTACTGTTCCTGCACCTTCTAACACTTTGGCTGTTGCGCGATAATGACCGATATTTGTCATACAAGAACCGACAAATACTTCTTGAACTGGGTCATTCACAACTTCTGATAATAACTTAATATTATCAGGATCGTTAGGAGCGGCAACAATTGGTTCTTTGATTTCGTTCAAATCAATTTCAATGATTTCTGCATACTCTGCATCTGCATCGGCTGACATCAATACGGGATTTGCTAACCATTGTTCCATTTTGATGACGCGGCGCATGATGGTACGAGCATCGGCGTAACCGCGTGCTACCATGTTCTTTAACAGCGCAATGTTAGAACGCAGATATTCCGCAACTGTCTCGACACTCAGTTTAATTGTACAACCTGCACAAGAACGTTCTGCGGAAGCGTCGGTAAGTTCAAAAGCTTGTTCAACTTTCAAATCTGGCAAGCCTTCAATTTCCATAATCCGCCCGGAGAAGACGTTTTTCTTATTTTTCTTCTCGACTGTCAGCAAGCCTTTTTGAATCGCGACGTAGGGAATTGCATTCACGACATCTCGCAGGGTGATACCGGGTTGCAATTCTCCTTTGAAACGTACCAATACAGATTCTGGCATATCTAAGGGCATTGCACCCAACGCTGCGGCAAATGCAACTAACCCGGAACCGGCGGGGAAGGAAATTCCCAAGGGAAAGCGGGTATGAGAATCACCACCTGTGCCTACGGTGTCGGGTAACAGCATCCGGTTGAGCCAAGAGTGAATGATACCATCACCGGGACGCAAGGCGACACCACCACGAGAAGCAAAGAAATCAGGTAATTCTTGATGAGTTTTGATATCAACTGGTTTGGGATAAGCTGCGGTATGGCAAAAACTTTGCATCACTAAGTCTGCGCTGAAGCCGAGACAAGCGAGTTCTTTCAATTCGTCGCGAGTCATCGGACCTGTGGTATCTTGAGAACCAACGGTGGTCATAATCGGTTCGCACGATGTACCGGGACGCACACCTGGTAAGCCGCAAGCTTTACCGACCATTTTCTGTGCTAAGGTGTAGCCTTTGTTTGAGTTGGCTGGTTGGTGGGGACGCCTAAAGATGGTGCTGGGTTCTAAATTAAGTGCAGCGCGAATTTTATCGGTGAGGGTGCGTCCAATTAGG
This Tolypothrix sp. NIES-4075 DNA region includes the following protein-coding sequences:
- the acnB gene encoding bifunctional aconitate hydratase 2/2-methylisocitrate dehydratase; protein product: MLDQYRQHVAERAQLGIPPLPLDAKQTSELCELLKNPLPGEEETLLELLRDRVSPGVDPAAYVKAGFLTAIAKEEITSPLISPIDAVELLGTMIGGYNVQSLIDLLQTPTVSFSTSSETPLVMGGQGTEPIAAYAASALSKTLLVYDAFHDVLELSKTNPFAKRVIDSWAEAEWFTIRPEVPESITVTVFKVAGETNTDDLSPAQSATTRPDIPLHALVMLESRMPGSIQTITELKKKGHPVAYVGDVVGTGSSRKSAINSVLWHMGEDIPYVPNKRAGGYILGSAIAPIFFNTAEDSGALPIECDVSKLETGMVITIHPYKGEITNEAGEVISTFTLKPDTILDEVRAGGRIPLLIGRTLTDKIRAALNLEPSTIFRRPHQPANSNKGYTLAQKMVGKACGLPGVRPGTSCEPIMTTVGSQDTTGPMTRDELKELACLGFSADLVMQSFCHTAAYPKPVDIKTHQELPDFFASRGGVALRPGDGIIHSWLNRMLLPDTVGTGGDSHTRFPLGISFPAGSGLVAFAAALGAMPLDMPESVLVRFKGELQPGITLRDVVNAIPYVAIQKGLLTVEKKNKKNVFSGRIMEIEGLPDLKVEQAFELTDASAERSCAGCTIKLSVETVAEYLRSNIALLKNMVARGYADARTIMRRVIKMEQWLANPVLMSADADAEYAEIIEIDLNEIKEPIVAAPNDPDNIKLLSEVVNDPVQEVFVGSCMTNIGHYRATAKVLEGAGTVNTRLWICPPTRMDEQQLKSEGVYNIFDAANARTEMPGCSLCMGNQARVADGTTVFSTSTRNFNNRMGKDARVYLGSAELAAVCALLGRIPSVQEYMDIVANRIHPFADDLYRYLNFDQITGFEDEGRVIALEDMPKIEDILGMPAAAR